The following proteins are encoded in a genomic region of Methylovorus glucosotrophus:
- a CDS encoding FKBP-type peptidyl-prolyl cis-trans isomerase: protein MKHVSLFASALLLAMFATSGCSADNNGTSSTQEKPAMSKTITELVKIDQVVGTGREAEPGLNVTVHYTGWLYDPSKPEGHGAKFDSSVDRRDPFIFYLGGAQVIRGWDEGVVGMKVGGKRTLIIPSHMAYGERGAGGVIPPYATLVFDVELLNVK, encoded by the coding sequence ATGAAACATGTAAGTCTTTTTGCCAGCGCATTGTTGCTGGCGATGTTTGCGACCAGCGGATGCAGTGCTGACAATAACGGAACATCTTCAACACAGGAAAAACCCGCCATGAGCAAAACCATTACCGAACTGGTCAAGATCGACCAGGTAGTCGGCACCGGCCGTGAAGCCGAACCCGGCCTCAACGTCACCGTGCATTACACCGGCTGGCTGTATGACCCCAGCAAGCCTGAAGGCCATGGCGCCAAATTTGATAGCTCGGTCGATCGTCGTGATCCTTTCATTTTCTACCTCGGCGGCGCGCAAGTGATCCGTGGTTGGGATGAAGGCGTGGTCGGCATGAAAGTCGGCGGCAAGCGCACGCTGATCATCCCTTCACACATGGCTTATGGTGAGCGTGGTGCGGGTGGCGTGATCCCTCCTTACGCGACCCTGGTGTTTGATGTCGAACTGCTGAACGTCAAGTAA
- a CDS encoding TonB-dependent siderophore receptor, protein MQQKALALALSAIWAANSFAAEQTAENTSTLPEVKVSAQAEDSAPQASEKTKSYTVKSTETATRLNTSLRETPQSISVVTRELMDDFKLTSINDVLDMTTGIKVERAETDRTYYTARGSDITNFQIDGLGVPFPDGLLIGDIDTAVYDRIEVLRGATGLLSGTGNPSATINFIRKRPTQEFQAKIDLTVGSWDKRRVDMDVSGPLNEAGNVRGRLVLSNQDRNSYLDRYSQERNVAYGVIEADITDNTTVTFGHTYQQNNTNSPMWGSLPLLYSDGSTRHYSRSASTSADWSYWDTTNNITFAELTHLFNNGWKLRTQLTRKEMTGNAKLLYVFGNEDRSTGTGLTGWPGAYRDSYKELIADAYVSGPFQLAGREHELVIGSNWSRSTYDEHEKSASYTTIGLSSFDNAGDLPEPTWVTGSSASFDVKRLNTYAAAKFNVTDKLKITTGGNMLSYELTGVSYGVSRESEANNKITPYAGAVYNLTNEHSLYASYTGIYNPETKLDRNLQPLAPMKGKNYEAGIKSQLFNNLNTSFAVFKTEQENLAQSTGTVIGNTTIYEGINATTKGYEFDMSGEVTPRLKITGGYTRLASVKGDNDENVKPYTPRQLLRLTTVYQVPFIEKLKVGASVNWQSETHVDIGTTRYKQDSYALLNLMANYEIDKHWSAALNIYNLTDEKYLTSLMWANGGQSYYGAPMNASATLTWKY, encoded by the coding sequence ATGCAACAAAAAGCACTTGCGCTGGCTCTCTCCGCCATCTGGGCAGCCAATAGTTTCGCTGCCGAACAAACCGCTGAAAACACAAGCACACTGCCGGAAGTGAAAGTAAGCGCCCAGGCCGAAGACTCGGCCCCACAGGCTTCTGAAAAAACAAAATCCTATACGGTGAAATCCACAGAAACTGCGACCCGTTTGAATACGAGTTTGCGGGAAACACCGCAGTCGATTTCTGTCGTCACACGCGAGTTAATGGATGACTTCAAGCTCACATCCATTAATGATGTGCTGGACATGACCACCGGCATTAAGGTTGAACGGGCCGAAACCGATCGTACATATTACACAGCCAGAGGCTCAGACATTACCAACTTCCAGATAGATGGACTTGGTGTGCCGTTCCCGGATGGGCTATTAATTGGTGATATAGATACTGCAGTCTATGATCGAATTGAGGTCTTACGGGGTGCGACAGGCTTATTATCCGGCACAGGAAACCCATCAGCCACCATCAACTTTATCCGCAAACGCCCGACACAAGAATTTCAGGCCAAGATTGATCTGACCGTCGGATCCTGGGACAAGCGCCGGGTAGATATGGATGTCTCTGGCCCATTGAATGAGGCCGGAAATGTGCGCGGCCGCCTGGTTCTTTCCAACCAGGATCGTAACTCATACCTGGACCGCTACAGTCAGGAGCGGAATGTCGCTTATGGCGTAATTGAAGCAGACATTACCGATAACACGACGGTGACATTTGGTCACACCTATCAACAGAATAATACCAACAGCCCGATGTGGGGCAGCCTGCCACTGCTTTACTCGGATGGCTCAACCCGCCATTACAGCAGATCAGCATCTACATCTGCAGACTGGAGCTACTGGGATACAACCAACAATATTACCTTCGCTGAGCTGACCCACCTGTTCAATAACGGCTGGAAACTGCGCACCCAGCTAACCCGCAAAGAAATGACTGGAAATGCCAAACTTCTTTATGTTTTTGGCAACGAAGACCGCAGCACAGGAACTGGCTTGACCGGCTGGCCAGGTGCATATCGCGACTCCTATAAAGAATTGATTGCGGATGCCTATGTATCTGGCCCATTTCAATTAGCGGGTCGTGAACATGAGTTGGTAATTGGCAGTAACTGGTCGCGCTCCACTTATGATGAGCACGAGAAATCAGCTTCCTACACAACGATCGGTCTCAGCAGTTTCGATAATGCGGGCGACCTGCCAGAGCCTACCTGGGTGACAGGCAGCTCGGCTTCCTTTGACGTCAAACGCCTTAACACCTATGCCGCAGCCAAATTCAATGTCACTGACAAACTGAAAATCACCACTGGCGGAAACATGTTGAGCTATGAGCTGACCGGAGTAAGTTATGGCGTCAGCAGAGAATCGGAAGCCAATAATAAAATCACTCCGTATGCCGGAGCAGTCTATAACTTGACAAATGAACACTCTCTCTATGCCAGCTATACCGGCATCTACAATCCAGAAACCAAACTGGACAGGAACCTCCAGCCACTGGCGCCAATGAAAGGCAAAAACTATGAAGCCGGCATTAAAAGTCAGCTGTTCAATAACCTGAACACATCTTTTGCAGTATTTAAGACTGAACAAGAAAATCTGGCTCAGTCCACTGGCACAGTGATAGGCAACACCACCATCTATGAAGGTATCAACGCCACCACCAAGGGGTATGAATTTGATATGTCAGGTGAGGTAACCCCAAGACTGAAGATCACCGGCGGGTACACCCGGTTGGCCAGTGTAAAAGGTGACAATGATGAGAACGTCAAGCCTTACACCCCAAGGCAGCTGCTAAGACTAACCACCGTCTACCAAGTGCCTTTTATCGAAAAACTGAAAGTCGGCGCGAGCGTTAATTGGCAAAGCGAAACGCATGTAGATATAGGCACTACACGATATAAGCAGGATAGCTATGCACTCTTGAACCTGATGGCCAATTATGAAATCGATAAACACTGGAGCGCGGCGTTAAACATTTATAACCTTACCGACGAAAAATACCTCACCAGTCTGATGTGGGCCAATGGTGGTCAGAGCTATTACGGAGCCCCCATGAACGCTAGCGCCACCCTCACCTGGAAATATTAA
- the coq7 gene encoding 2-polyprenyl-3-methyl-6-methoxy-1,4-benzoquinone monooxygenase, with amino-acid sequence MQYGGGFHWKVIMLDKLIIELDKGLRTVFAEAHSQRPFPDQTIPEAPLSATEKRHAASLMRINHVGEVCAQALYNGQALTARNPQTVAALQEASREETEHLAWCEKRIRELGGRKSLLNPLWYGGSFALGALAGALGDKWNLGFLAETERQVGRHLQSHLQTLPEQDAKSRAVVTQMQEDEAKHAETAVAQGGAELPPTIKSAMQAASKVMTSTTYYL; translated from the coding sequence ATGCAATATGGCGGCGGTTTTCATTGGAAAGTCATCATGCTGGACAAACTGATCATCGAGTTAGACAAAGGCCTGCGCACGGTATTTGCCGAAGCCCACAGCCAACGCCCCTTCCCCGACCAAACGATTCCCGAAGCACCTCTCAGTGCGACTGAAAAACGCCATGCGGCATCCCTCATGCGCATCAACCATGTGGGCGAAGTCTGCGCACAGGCGCTGTACAACGGCCAGGCTCTGACTGCACGCAATCCGCAGACGGTGGCAGCTTTGCAGGAAGCCTCGCGTGAAGAGACCGAGCATCTGGCCTGGTGCGAAAAGCGCATCCGCGAACTGGGTGGCCGCAAAAGCCTGCTCAACCCGCTCTGGTACGGTGGCTCGTTTGCACTTGGTGCATTGGCTGGCGCCCTGGGCGATAAATGGAACTTGGGCTTTCTGGCGGAAACGGAACGTCAGGTGGGTCGGCATTTGCAATCCCATCTGCAAACGCTACCTGAGCAGGATGCCAAAAGCCGTGCAGTTGTCACCCAGATGCAGGAAGACGAAGCCAAGCATGCCGAAACTGCCGTGGCACAGGGTGGAGCGGAGCTTCCACCTACGATCAAGTCCGCCATGCAAGCCGCGTCCAAAGTCATGACTTCCACCACCTATTATCTTTAA
- a CDS encoding adenosylmethionine--8-amino-7-oxononanoate transaminase, translated as MTEASRNQQLLARSLHAVWHPCTQMKHHEHLPLVPIQRGEGVWLYDMDGKAYLDAVSSWWVNLFGHNHPRIKAAISQQMDQLEHVILAGFTHEPVVQLSERLAALTGLGHCFYASDGASATEIALKMSFHYWRNLGLAQGKPSAKTGFISLQNSYHGETLGALSVTDVAIFKDTYAPLLRQSIQIPSPDWRLAEAGESAEAYALRCAQALETHLQQHHATTAAVIVEPLVQCAAGMGMYHEAYLQRLRALCDQYEVHLIADEIAVGFGRTGTLFACEQAGIRPDFLCLSKGITGGYLPLSVCLTTDAIYQAFYDDSTARGFLHSHSYTGNALACSAALATLDIFAEEDVIARNRDKAAAMNVQLQALQDLPIHHLRQRGMIWAFDVESARSDFSRQFYLEALQHGLILRPIGNTVYFMPPYCITPDEMSTLVDHTAQILRKLG; from the coding sequence ATGACTGAAGCGAGCCGTAATCAACAGCTGCTGGCGCGCAGCCTGCATGCCGTATGGCATCCCTGCACCCAGATGAAACATCACGAACACCTGCCGCTGGTACCCATACAGCGCGGTGAAGGCGTATGGCTGTATGACATGGATGGCAAAGCCTATCTTGATGCTGTCAGTTCGTGGTGGGTCAATCTGTTCGGCCATAATCATCCCCGCATCAAGGCCGCCATCAGCCAGCAAATGGATCAGCTGGAGCATGTGATCCTGGCGGGCTTTACCCACGAGCCCGTGGTGCAATTATCCGAGCGGCTGGCAGCGCTTACCGGGCTGGGGCATTGTTTTTATGCTTCGGATGGCGCCTCGGCGACCGAAATTGCGCTCAAGATGAGCTTTCATTACTGGCGCAACCTCGGGCTTGCGCAAGGCAAGCCCAGCGCTAAAACCGGCTTTATCAGCCTGCAAAACAGTTATCACGGCGAAACCCTGGGCGCACTATCGGTGACCGATGTGGCTATTTTCAAGGATACCTACGCGCCCCTCCTGCGGCAGAGCATCCAGATTCCCAGCCCGGACTGGCGGCTGGCAGAAGCAGGCGAGAGCGCCGAAGCCTATGCCCTGCGCTGCGCCCAGGCGCTGGAAACCCATCTGCAACAGCACCATGCCACCACCGCTGCCGTGATCGTGGAGCCGCTGGTGCAATGCGCTGCCGGCATGGGCATGTACCACGAGGCTTATCTGCAACGCTTGCGCGCCTTGTGCGATCAGTACGAAGTGCATCTGATTGCCGATGAAATTGCCGTGGGCTTTGGCCGCACCGGGACGCTGTTTGCCTGCGAGCAGGCTGGCATACGGCCCGACTTCCTGTGCCTTTCCAAGGGCATCACCGGTGGCTATCTACCTTTGTCGGTATGCCTGACGACCGATGCCATATACCAGGCGTTTTATGATGACAGCACCGCGCGTGGCTTTTTGCATTCGCACAGTTATACCGGCAATGCGCTGGCCTGCAGTGCGGCCCTGGCCACGCTGGATATTTTTGCCGAGGAAGACGTCATTGCGCGCAACCGCGACAAAGCTGCAGCGATGAATGTGCAATTGCAGGCCTTGCAGGATCTGCCCATCCATCATCTGCGCCAACGCGGCATGATCTGGGCATTTGATGTTGAATCGGCGCGCTCCGATTTCTCGCGCCAGTTTTACCTTGAAGCCTTGCAGCATGGGCTTATCCTGCGGCCCATCGGCAATACGGTGTACTTCATGCCGCCGTATTGCATTACGCCGGATGAAATGTCCACCCTCGTCGACCACACCGCGCAGATACTGCGCAAGCTAGGTTAG
- a CDS encoding DUF2322 family protein has protein sequence MKPFSEILSTLASADHIQSIALYTPDQQPAGLIENKPGSQGSLKVYQHLIKKHGAITPAAAQEGLDLYAEHTADAKAFPGKHPNIDRLLDVISSQHTLTAKVTE, from the coding sequence ATGAAACCTTTTAGCGAAATTCTCAGTACCCTTGCCAGTGCAGATCATATTCAATCCATCGCCCTTTACACTCCTGACCAGCAACCCGCAGGCTTGATTGAAAACAAACCCGGCAGCCAGGGCTCGCTTAAGGTATATCAACACCTGATCAAAAAGCATGGCGCCATCACACCCGCCGCCGCTCAGGAGGGCTTGGATCTGTATGCCGAGCACACTGCGGATGCAAAAGCCTTTCCAGGCAAACACCCCAATATCGACCGCTTGCTGGATGTCATTTCGAGCCAGCACACCCTGACGGCCAAAGTGACAGAATAA
- a CDS encoding S41 family peptidase, whose protein sequence is MRAKFEKFGLITAGAVLGIMLSLNYSAVADKETKPQLPIDDLRTFAEIFGKIKSDYVEPVEDKKLLTEAINGMLSGLDPHSAYLDADGFKDLQAGTQGEFGGLGIEVGMEDGFVKVVSPIEDTPAYKAGLKSGDLIVKLDETPVKGMTLNDAVKRMRGKPDTPITLTILRKGEAKPIIVTLNRAVIKTQSVKFKLTEPGYAYVRITQFQEHTGEDLAKALKTMRDENKEPFKGLILDLRNNPGGLLNAAVGVSAAFLPKGDLVVYTEGRTEDAKMRLTAQPENYVRGGGDYLRNLPADIKTVPMAVLVNGGSASASEIVSGALQDHKRAVIMGTQSFGKGSVQTILPMNNGTAIKLTTARYFTPNGRSIQAKGIVPDIAVEEGTINTVEQGMNLREADLSHHLSNPKDGDTPVTIETPKTPANSQDDAKPADKDGKDKAADKAPMEPGSKNDYQFTQALNLLKGLQILQHK, encoded by the coding sequence ATGCGCGCAAAATTCGAAAAATTCGGCCTCATCACTGCGGGTGCTGTTCTGGGCATCATGCTCAGCCTCAACTACTCCGCCGTCGCCGATAAGGAAACCAAACCACAGCTGCCTATCGACGATTTGCGCACCTTCGCTGAGATTTTCGGCAAGATCAAAAGTGACTACGTAGAACCGGTGGAAGACAAAAAACTCCTGACCGAGGCTATCAACGGCATGCTGTCCGGGCTGGACCCTCACTCGGCCTATCTTGATGCTGATGGCTTCAAGGACCTGCAAGCCGGTACGCAAGGCGAATTCGGCGGCCTGGGCATAGAAGTCGGCATGGAAGATGGTTTCGTCAAGGTAGTGTCCCCGATTGAAGACACCCCTGCCTACAAGGCCGGCCTCAAGAGCGGCGACCTGATCGTAAAACTGGATGAAACCCCGGTTAAAGGCATGACGCTGAATGATGCCGTCAAGCGCATGCGCGGCAAGCCAGACACCCCCATCACCCTGACCATCCTGCGCAAGGGCGAAGCCAAACCTATCATCGTGACCCTGAACCGGGCCGTGATCAAAACGCAAAGCGTGAAATTCAAGCTGACCGAACCTGGCTACGCCTATGTCCGCATCACCCAGTTCCAGGAACACACTGGTGAAGACCTGGCCAAGGCCCTCAAGACCATGCGTGACGAAAACAAGGAACCGTTCAAGGGCCTGATTCTGGACTTGCGCAACAATCCAGGCGGCTTGTTGAACGCAGCTGTTGGTGTTTCGGCTGCCTTCCTGCCCAAGGGTGACCTCGTGGTCTACACCGAAGGCCGCACGGAAGATGCCAAGATGCGTCTGACCGCACAACCTGAAAACTACGTGCGCGGCGGTGGTGATTACCTGCGCAACCTGCCTGCGGACATCAAGACCGTGCCCATGGCAGTATTGGTAAACGGCGGCTCCGCTTCGGCTTCTGAAATTGTGTCCGGCGCTCTGCAAGATCACAAGCGCGCCGTCATCATGGGCACCCAGAGTTTTGGCAAAGGCTCCGTTCAAACCATTCTGCCCATGAATAACGGCACCGCCATCAAGCTGACAACTGCGCGTTACTTCACGCCGAATGGCCGCTCCATCCAGGCCAAGGGCATCGTGCCGGACATCGCTGTGGAAGAAGGAACGATCAACACCGTCGAGCAAGGCATGAATCTGCGCGAGGCTGATCTGTCACATCACCTGTCCAACCCTAAGGATGGCGATACTCCGGTGACGATTGAAACGCCAAAAACCCCGGCCAACAGCCAGGATGATGCCAAGCCAGCCGACAAGGATGGCAAGGACAAAGCCGCTGACAAGGCTCCCATGGAGCCAGGCTCCAAGAACGACTACCAGTTCACTCAGGCCCTGAACCTGCTCAAAGGCCTGCAGATCCTGCAACACAAGTAA
- the dacB gene encoding D-alanyl-D-alanine carboxypeptidase/D-alanyl-D-alanine endopeptidase, protein MLRRLLLCCLLGLAVPAHAVLPLPVSQALQQAGLADDDVAVYAQRLDLPLPVIIAHRADAALNPASTMKLLTTYAALDMLGPAYRWRTEIYRDGPLVDGVLQGNLILRGEGDPALMAEDFWRLLGRLRQLGVRDITGDLIIDNSYFAPQAQDAAAFDGDGYRAYNVTASALVINLQASSLRLAVSADSPARVEVSAEPALPGVVVQNRLQVTSDSCGDWRSRLQYKVQPKVEPQAANDPVRGVSIALSGTFSADCGEKYLELSVLDGPQYTYQLFQSLWQSLGGSLHGEVRLQALPPQAVKLTDQLSPLPLADVLRRLNKYSNNLMARQLLLTVAAQQGSLPATEEAGANAVRQWLAKKGYRFPELMIENGAGLSRVERISPRHLGNILADAYAGPWMPELMSSLPVLGVDGTLLKRMQGQPVQGRAHLKTGSLNGVSTLAGYVLDQHGQRWLLVFMANHPRAAATRAAQDALINWIYRHDE, encoded by the coding sequence GTGTTGCGCCGCCTGCTGCTTTGTTGCTTGCTGGGTCTGGCCGTGCCTGCACACGCCGTATTGCCTCTGCCCGTGAGCCAGGCCTTGCAACAGGCCGGGCTGGCAGATGATGATGTGGCGGTGTATGCCCAGCGGCTGGACCTTCCCCTGCCGGTGATTATTGCGCACCGGGCTGATGCCGCGCTTAACCCGGCATCCACCATGAAGTTGCTCACGACCTATGCCGCGCTCGATATGCTGGGCCCGGCCTACCGCTGGCGTACCGAGATTTATCGGGATGGTCCGCTGGTCGATGGCGTGCTGCAGGGCAATCTGATTCTGCGTGGCGAGGGCGACCCGGCGCTGATGGCGGAAGATTTCTGGCGTTTGCTGGGCCGTTTGCGGCAGCTGGGAGTGCGCGACATTACCGGCGATCTGATCATCGATAACAGCTATTTTGCGCCGCAAGCACAGGATGCCGCGGCGTTTGATGGCGATGGCTACCGCGCTTACAACGTCACCGCCTCGGCGCTGGTTATCAATCTGCAAGCCAGCAGCCTGCGGCTGGCAGTATCCGCCGATAGTCCCGCCAGAGTAGAAGTCAGCGCCGAGCCTGCATTGCCGGGCGTGGTGGTGCAAAACCGCCTGCAGGTCACGAGCGATAGTTGCGGTGACTGGCGCAGCCGCCTGCAATACAAGGTGCAACCTAAAGTGGAGCCGCAGGCGGCAAACGATCCTGTGCGTGGTGTGAGCATCGCATTGAGCGGGACGTTTTCGGCAGATTGCGGTGAAAAGTATCTAGAACTCAGCGTGCTGGATGGCCCGCAATATACCTATCAGCTGTTCCAGAGCCTGTGGCAATCGCTCGGTGGCTCCTTGCATGGCGAGGTGCGTTTGCAGGCCTTGCCGCCACAAGCGGTGAAACTGACGGACCAGCTATCGCCGCTGCCACTGGCGGATGTGCTGCGGCGCCTGAACAAATACAGCAACAACCTGATGGCGCGGCAACTGCTGCTGACCGTTGCCGCCCAACAGGGCTCCCTGCCCGCCACGGAAGAGGCCGGGGCGAATGCTGTGCGGCAATGGCTGGCTAAAAAAGGCTACCGCTTCCCCGAGCTGATGATAGAAAACGGCGCCGGGCTGTCGCGTGTTGAGCGCATCAGTCCGCGCCATCTGGGGAATATTCTGGCCGATGCCTATGCCGGCCCATGGATGCCGGAACTGATGTCATCGTTGCCCGTGCTGGGCGTGGATGGCACGCTGCTCAAGCGCATGCAAGGCCAGCCGGTGCAAGGGCGGGCGCATCTCAAAACCGGCTCGCTGAATGGTGTGAGCACGCTGGCGGGTTATGTGCTGGACCAGCACGGCCAGCGCTGGCTGCTGGTATTCATGGCGAATCACCCACGCGCCGCGGCTACAAGAGCGGCGCAGGATGCCCTGATTAACTGGATTTACCGGCATGATGAGTAA
- a CDS encoding EAL domain-containing protein, which produces MNAINRLELKALFASQALDPEELPAHDMLDVVMSRRFGVEYQPIVDVQACEVMGYQASARFWNAEQQALDAGRMFASLHRNPLLLFYTELEMKRLQIAQAPSQGWLMLDLDIDSFFEGGDHLDNPFLQLFKTHAWTERELLVNIVENHNLADAQRSQRMIELLQQSGTSVALEDVGVRWGMFSLSAFMDATVIKFNGQQLRSMNENAAQAMVDWLVSAARRIGVHVIMSGIDSCEEFEWAKRFGVDYVQGGLFAKQEITAKL; this is translated from the coding sequence ATGAATGCGATTAACCGGCTTGAGTTAAAAGCGCTGTTTGCCAGCCAGGCATTAGACCCTGAGGAACTGCCCGCCCATGACATGCTGGATGTGGTGATGTCCCGGCGCTTTGGGGTGGAGTATCAGCCTATTGTCGACGTGCAGGCTTGCGAAGTGATGGGCTATCAAGCCTCTGCCAGATTCTGGAATGCCGAGCAGCAAGCGCTGGATGCAGGGCGCATGTTTGCCAGCCTGCACCGCAACCCCTTGCTGCTGTTTTATACCGAACTGGAGATGAAGCGCTTGCAGATCGCGCAGGCGCCCAGCCAGGGATGGCTGATGCTGGATCTGGATATCGACAGCTTTTTTGAAGGTGGTGACCATCTGGATAATCCGTTTTTGCAGCTGTTCAAGACCCATGCCTGGACGGAGCGCGAGCTACTGGTCAACATTGTCGAAAATCATAATCTTGCCGATGCCCAGCGCTCGCAACGCATGATCGAGCTATTGCAGCAGAGTGGCACTTCGGTGGCGCTGGAGGATGTGGGCGTGCGCTGGGGCATGTTTTCACTGAGTGCTTTTATGGATGCCACGGTGATCAAGTTTAATGGTCAGCAGTTGCGCAGTATGAATGAAAACGCCGCTCAGGCCATGGTCGATTGGCTGGTGAGCGCTGCCCGGCGCATAGGCGTGCATGTCATCATGAGTGGCATTGATAGCTGCGAAGAATTCGAATGGGCGAAACGTTTTGGCGTGGATTATGTGCAAGGCGGACTGTTTGCCAAGCAAGAGATTACGGCCAAGCTATAA
- a CDS encoding OsmC family protein: MKARIKWVENVCFMGESETGHAVILDGAPDAGGRNLGMRPMEMLLIGMGACTSFDVVTILKKARQPVTDCVAGISAERADEVPKVFTKIHVHFVVTGKGLNPAQVERAVKLSAEKYCSASIMLGKAAEITHDYEVVEAPL; this comes from the coding sequence ATGAAAGCAAGAATCAAGTGGGTGGAAAATGTCTGCTTCATGGGCGAGTCTGAAACCGGGCATGCCGTGATTCTGGATGGCGCCCCGGATGCCGGTGGCCGTAATCTCGGCATGCGTCCGATGGAAATGCTGCTGATCGGCATGGGCGCCTGCACGTCGTTTGATGTGGTGACCATTCTCAAAAAAGCCCGCCAACCAGTGACCGATTGCGTTGCGGGCATCAGCGCCGAACGTGCCGATGAGGTGCCAAAGGTCTTTACCAAGATTCATGTGCATTTTGTGGTGACGGGCAAAGGATTGAATCCGGCACAAGTCGAACGTGCGGTGAAACTGTCTGCTGAAAAATACTGCTCGGCATCCATCATGCTTGGTAAGGCAGCAGAAATCACCCACGACTATGAAGTGGTGGAGGCCCCGCTGTGA
- a CDS encoding SelT/SelW/SelH family protein: protein MKSHHIELEYCTQCRWLLRAAWMAQELLTTFESDIERVSLVPGTGGIFEVRLNGEVIFSRKQMERFPESKELKQLIRDRIDPERSLGHSDR from the coding sequence ATGAAATCACATCATATCGAACTCGAATACTGTACCCAATGCCGCTGGTTGCTGAGAGCGGCCTGGATGGCACAAGAGTTATTGACGACCTTCGAATCGGACATCGAACGTGTATCGCTGGTTCCGGGTACCGGGGGCATTTTTGAGGTGCGTCTGAATGGCGAGGTTATTTTTTCGCGAAAACAGATGGAGCGTTTCCCCGAGTCCAAAGAATTAAAGCAGCTGATCCGTGACCGCATTGATCCTGAGCGCTCTCTTGGACACAGTGATCGCTAG
- a CDS encoding C40 family peptidase, which yields MRFATLFIFLGLLFTSFCHAAETRADNGSNKSGFAADTADWSDTAQEVLLNALSLTGIQYKYGGNSPDTGFDCSGFVRYVFKQAASLTLPHNARAISQLGQSVSKDELQPGDLVFFNTLKSAFSHVGIYLGDNRFIHAPSTGGGIQVVDMKDAYWAKRFNGARRIEPSETESSQPSLK from the coding sequence ATGCGTTTTGCCACCCTCTTCATTTTTCTCGGCTTGTTGTTCACCAGTTTTTGCCATGCGGCAGAGACGCGCGCGGACAATGGCAGCAACAAATCAGGCTTTGCTGCCGACACGGCTGACTGGTCAGACACGGCGCAAGAAGTCCTGCTAAACGCGCTCAGCCTCACTGGCATTCAGTACAAATACGGCGGGAACTCCCCGGACACCGGATTTGATTGCAGCGGCTTTGTTCGTTATGTATTCAAGCAGGCAGCCAGCCTGACCCTGCCACATAATGCACGCGCCATCAGCCAGTTGGGCCAGTCTGTATCCAAAGATGAGCTGCAACCCGGCGACTTGGTGTTTTTTAATACGCTTAAATCTGCCTTTTCTCATGTGGGCATTTATCTGGGTGACAACCGCTTTATCCATGCCCCCAGCACGGGCGGCGGCATTCAGGTGGTGGATATGAAAGATGCCTACTGGGCCAAACGCTTCAATGGCGCCCGACGTATTGAGCCGAGTGAAACCGAATCCAGCCAGCCTTCCCTCAAGTAA
- a CDS encoding VOC family protein produces the protein MLGMHHVALFVHDLEACLHFYRDVVGMVEEWQPDPDNIYLTSGNDNVALHRLAADKTLDGPQRLDHLGFILRTPEDVDAWHAHLTANEVRIAQAPKTHRDGARSLYCFDPCGNLVQFIYHPPIADKL, from the coding sequence ATGCTGGGCATGCATCATGTGGCCTTGTTTGTGCATGATCTCGAAGCTTGCCTGCATTTTTACCGCGATGTGGTCGGCATGGTCGAAGAGTGGCAGCCTGATCCGGACAATATCTATTTAACTTCCGGTAACGACAATGTCGCCCTGCACCGGCTGGCGGCAGACAAAACGCTGGATGGCCCGCAACGGCTGGATCATCTGGGCTTCATCCTGCGGACACCGGAGGATGTGGATGCCTGGCATGCCCACCTGACGGCGAATGAAGTTCGCATTGCGCAGGCGCCCAAAACCCATCGTGATGGTGCACGCAGTCTTTACTGCTTTGACCCTTGCGGGAATCTGGTGCAGTTTATTTATCATCCGCCGATTGCAGACAAATTGTAG